One window of the Anomalospiza imberbis isolate Cuckoo-Finch-1a 21T00152 chromosome 12, ASM3175350v1, whole genome shotgun sequence genome contains the following:
- the MAF gene encoding transcription factor Maf: MASELAMSSSDLPTSPLAMEYVNDFDLMKFEVKKEPVETDRIISQCGRLIAGGSLSSTPMSTPCSSVPPSPSFSAPSPGSGSDQKTHLEDYYWMTGYPQQLNPEALGFSPEDAVEALINSSHHPLPGAFDGYARGQQLAAAAGGSVPAEEMGSAAAVVSAVIAAAAAQGGAPHYHHHHHHPHHGGGGGGGGGGGHPHAAAPGSAPPSSASSAAGSGSGGGGGGGGGAGGLHHPHHGGGGGGGGGLHFDDRFSDEQLVTMSVRELNRQLRGVSKEEVIRLKQKRRTLKNRGYAQSCRFKRVQQRHVLESEKNQLLQQVEHLKQEISRLVRERDAYKEKYEKLVSNGFRENGSSSDNPSSPEFFMYPRESSTTVM; the protein is encoded by the exons ATGGCATCAGAGCTGGCGATGAGCAGCTCCGACCTGCCCACCAGTCCCCTGGCCATGGAATATGTTAATGACTTCGATCTGATGAAGTTTGAAGTGAAAAAGGAGCCGGTGGAGACCGATCGCATTATCAGCCAGTGCGGCCGCCTGATCGCCGGGGGATCGCTCTCCTCCACCCCGATGAGCACGCCCTGCAGCTCCGTGCCCCCGTCCCCCAGCTTCTCGGCGCCTAgccccggctccggctccgACCAGAAGACCCACCTGGAAGACTACTACTGGATGACGGGGTACCCGCAGCAGCTCAACCCGGAGGCGCTGGGCTTCAGCCCCGAGGACGCGGTGGAGGCGCTGATCAACAGCAGCCACCACCCGCTGCCCGGCGCCTTCGATGGCTATGCTAGAGGGCAGCAGCTGGCCGCGGCCGCCGGCGGCTCCGTGCCGGCCGAGGAGATGGGCTCGGCGGCCGCCGTGGTGTCGGCGGTGAtcgccgcggcggcggcgcagGGCGGCGCGCCCcactaccaccaccaccaccaccacccgcaccacggcggcggcggcggcggcggcggcggcggcgggcacCCCCACGCCGCGGCGCCGGGCAGCGCGCCGCCCTCCTCCGCCTCCTCGGCCgccggctccggctccggcggcggcggcggcggcggcggcggcgccggggggCTGCACCACCCGCAccacggcggcggcggcggcggcggcggcggcctcCACTTCGACGACCGCTTCTCCGACGAGCAGCTGGTGACCATGTCGGTGCGGGAGCTGAACCGGCAGCTGCGGGGCGTCAGCAAGGAAGAGGTGATCCGGCTGAAGCAGAAGAGGAGGACCCTCAAAAACAGGGGCTATGCCCAGTCCTGCCGCTTCAAGAGGGTCCAGCAGCGGCACGTCCTGGAGTCGGAGAAgaaccagctgctgcagcaagtGGAGCACCTAAAGCAGGAGATCTCCAGGCTGGTCCGGGAGAGGGACGCCTACAAGGAAAAGTACGAGAAGCTGGTCAGCAATGGCTTCAGAGAAAACGGATCCAGCAGCGACAACCCTTCCTCTCCAGAGTTTTTCAT GTACCCGAGAGAATCATCTACAACGGTGATGTGA